DNA from Candidatus Cloacimonas acidaminovorans str. Evry:
CGCATATATTTTCTGCAAGTGTTTTATTCATAGGGGGATAGATATTATCCAAGCCGGAGGCAAAAACGGCAATTGTTTTGGCTTTTGCTTTCAGAGCTGTCTGATGAGCAATGGTATCAATTCCCATAGCTAAGCCACTGACAACATTCACTCCTTTTGCGCATAAGGGAGAAAGGAGTTTACGACACATTTCCAGTCCGTAGGAAGTTGGTTTACGAGTTCCTACAACTGCGATACAAAGGTCTTTCAAGGTTCCCGTAAGGTCTCCTTGGTAATACAAAATCAAAGGTGGATCAAATATTTCTTTTAAGGCAGCAGGATAATCGGGATCGGTTAAACAGAGATATTGAAGCTGATGTTTTTCCATTAAAGTTAAAATTCGTTTGTTGTCTTCAGGCAGGGTAAATTCCCTTAAGTGCTTGATTGTGGCGGGTTTTAGTTTGCCATTTTGATAAAGCGGATGAGAGGGATTACCCACAAATTCTTGAGGATCAGGAAAACTCTGTAAAAGTTCCAGTGTTCCTTTTGTGCCTAAAAGGGGAGCTGATTTCAAGCAGAGCCATGCTTTATATCGTTCCATCTAACGGCTCTGCTGTAATATATTGTAAATTTTGTATTTAAGTTCATCTAAACCGTCTTTGCTGACTGCGGAAATGGCAAAAATTTCATCATTATATTCCTTTTTGAAGGCATTGCGTATTTCCGTCAATTTCTGCTTTAAGTCCTCGGGAGAAAGAGTATCAGTTTTGCTGATTACAATTAAATGGGGTTTTTTATCCATAAAGGAATCATAAAGATACAGCTCCGACCTCAAAGTTCTGTATGCTTCCAAAGGATCGGGAGTGGCAATATCAATTAAAAAAAGCAAGAGATGAGTTCGCTGAATATGACGCAAGAATTGATCTCCCAATCCCTTACCTAAATGCGCTCCTTTAATTATTCCCGGAATATCAGCCATCACAAAATTCTGATAATCACTAATATAAACAACCCCCAGCATCGGTTCCAAAGTGGTAAATTCATAGTCCGCTATTTTAGGACGAGCTGAAGATAACACACTTAAAAGAGTGGACTTACCTGCATTGGGAAAACCCACTAAACCCACATCAGCCATCAGTTTCAAAACCAGTTCCAGCTCCATCTCTTCTGTTTTAACACCTGGAGTTGCAATTCTTGGTGCCTGATTTGTGGGAGTGGCAAAATTGTAATTTCCTTTTCCTCCAGAACCACCTGCGGATAAAATAACCTTTTCTCCGGCTTGTGTTATATCAGCCAGTTTATATTTCTTGTTTTCTTCAAGCACATAAATTTCAGTGCCTAAAGGAAGATGCAGAATACAATTCGCACCTGAAGAACCGGTTTTTTTAGCTCCGGCACCTGGTTTTCCGTTTCCTGCCTTGAAAATTTTATGATAACGATAGTCCAAAAGAGTATTTAAATTGCTGTCTCCAATAGCAATAACATCTCCTCCCCTTCCTCCATCTCCTCCATCAGGACCACCTTTGGGAACATATTTTTCGCGTCTGAAACTAATTGTGCCATCACCTCCGTTTCCGGATTTGATTTTTATTCGGGCGTAGTCAATAAACATATCTGCTGTTACTTTGCCACCACAAATTTGCGCTTAAGCGTCTGTTTTCCGTTTTCTACTATCATAAAATATACTCCTGAAGATAATTGTTTTCCGGAGACCATTCCTTTCCAATTGATATTTAATTCGCTGTTTCCGGTTGGGGGCTGATTTAGTTCTGTCACTTTTTGTCCTTTAATATTATAAATTTCTATGCTTACAGGACAGTTACACAAGCCCTTCAAATTAATATTTACCGGCAAAGAATAAACCGGATTAGGCATAGTGCAGGATAATAAAGAAGGAATAAGGTAACTATCTTGATTTCCAACAAAATGAACCACATCCTGAACTATATCAAAACCGTTATCACTAAACCGCCAAATAAGAGAATCAACTTCTATAACAGGTAACTGTAAAGTGTAAGTTACAGGGAAAGAATAATCCAGGCCTGTAGGTAAAAATTGCAATATTGTGCCATCCGATAAGATAGCTTCACTTATTAGAGGAAAATCCGCATCCGCATCCCAATAATCAATCAGTAAAATTCCCGTTGAGGGATTGTAACCATTGAAAGTGCAAACAGGAAGTGTATTCTGGCTCACCTGATAATAATTATCCTGAAAGATAATAAAGGCAGGAGTGCTATAATCGCCAAGCCCAATCTGTGGTTCCAAATTTGCTAAATCTATATCTACTTTCAGCGTAAGCCCTAACATCATTATAGCATCCGGTAAAGCACCAAAATTTGGATCGGCAGTTAAATCACTAATATTACAGGCAAGATGTAAAGCTCCTCCCGAAACTTGACTTTGAACATTGCCTAAACGCGTAAAAACAGGTTGTTGTGTGGAAGAATCATAACCAACTTTATACAACCCGCTGGAAATTAAACCGGGAATATTAAAACTATAGACCATCGCATAACCTACACTATCTATCAACGAGGTAATATTGCCCAACACGGCAAGATATACATTGTAACTGGTTAGTGAATTCATTATCGGAAAACTACCGCTGCAGTTCTTCATTGTAAAATATATTTTATCGGAACTAATTGCAGTGTAGGACTCCCGTAAATCCAGATTTTGAGAATATACCGTTACACTATCCCCTTCTGCATCTGTAGCTATATAAGCCATTTTATTTAATTGTGGAGGAAAAGTATCACTATCCCAATAAGCAGAATGCATCATAGCGATGGTTTCACCCATTTCTTCAACGCTATAATGAAGACGGTAACGCAATTTCTGATTAAAACTATAGGGTGCCAATGCTTCCTTTTCTCCTGCAGATATATCATAAATAGTTGAATTCTGCCAGGGCGCATCATTGGCACTATAATAAAACTCCGGATTTAATGTCCCTTCGCTTAAGT
Protein-coding regions in this window:
- the dprA gene encoding DNA-processing protein DprA — its product is MERYKAWLCLKSAPLLGTKGTLELLQSFPDPQEFVGNPSHPLYQNGKLKPATIKHLREFTLPEDNKRILTLMEKHQLQYLCLTDPDYPAALKEIFDPPLILYYQGDLTGTLKDLCIAVVGTRKPTSYGLEMCRKLLSPLCAKGVNVVSGLAMGIDTIAHQTALKAKAKTIAVFASGLDNIYPPMNKTLAENICENGALVSEYEPGSKLERWNFPTRNRIISALANAVLVVEGSLNSGAMLTAKFAIEQNKPLYALPGNINNRNAQGPNLLIRQGATLISSANDLLMDLGLVPSPKEQMELIPELSSEEQTLYDILSSAQKELTFDEFMLKTGLGFGKLSTLLLNLELKGLIAKSSGNSYIKL
- the obgE gene encoding GTPase ObgE, which translates into the protein MFIDYARIKIKSGNGGDGTISFRREKYVPKGGPDGGDGGRGGDVIAIGDSNLNTLLDYRYHKIFKAGNGKPGAGAKKTGSSGANCILHLPLGTEIYVLEENKKYKLADITQAGEKVILSAGGSGGKGNYNFATPTNQAPRIATPGVKTEEMELELVLKLMADVGLVGFPNAGKSTLLSVLSSARPKIADYEFTTLEPMLGVVYISDYQNFVMADIPGIIKGAHLGKGLGDQFLRHIQRTHLLLFLIDIATPDPLEAYRTLRSELYLYDSFMDKKPHLIVISKTDTLSPEDLKQKLTEIRNAFKKEYNDEIFAISAVSKDGLDELKYKIYNILQQSR
- a CDS encoding T9SS type A sorting domain-containing protein — its product is MKHILTVILVGITTLLMAQYELPFGNIRHSSRDENGYIHLRWEDLSEGTLNPEFYYSANDAPWQNSTIYDISAGEKEALAPYSFNQKLRYRLHYSVEEMGETIAMMHSAYWDSDTFPPQLNKMAYIATDAEGDSVTVYSQNLDLRESYTAISSDKIYFTMKNCSGSFPIMNSLTSYNVYLAVLGNITSLIDSVGYAMVYSFNIPGLISSGLYKVGYDSSTQQPVFTRLGNVQSQVSGGALHLACNISDLTADPNFGALPDAIMMLGLTLKVDIDLANLEPQIGLGDYSTPAFIIFQDNYYQVSQNTLPVCTFNGYNPSTGILLIDYWDADADFPLISEAILSDGTILQFLPTGLDYSFPVTYTLQLPVIEVDSLIWRFSDNGFDIVQDVVHFVGNQDSYLIPSLLSCTMPNPVYSLPVNINLKGLCNCPVSIEIYNIKGQKVTELNQPPTGNSELNINWKGMVSGKQLSSGVYFMIVENGKQTLKRKFVVAK